Proteins co-encoded in one Girardinichthys multiradiatus isolate DD_20200921_A chromosome 11, DD_fGirMul_XY1, whole genome shotgun sequence genomic window:
- the sms gene encoding spermine synthase, with the protein MAVRHYTLDFNLSTPVDSASVVPGLLSVFHEQELTETVHDTNGHGYLATFIGKNGRLVILRVHSHGLVTIDLQCHEDDNFAQLDNLLNALEKKLKVLLSGNITRIKRLPALVRGAKVDRYWPTADGRLVEYDIDEVVYEEDSAYQNIKILHSRQYGNILVLDGDVNLAESDLAYTQAITGNGRENYAGREVLILGGGDGGILAELVKQKPKMVTMVEIDQKVIDGCKMHMRRTCGNTLDNLRGDCYQILIQDCVPLLKKYVQEGRTFDYVINDLTAIPISTAPEEDSTWEFLRLILDLSIRVLHPEGKYFTQGNSVNLKEALSLYEEQLGRLSCPVDFCKEVVCVPSYLEQWVFYTAWKK; encoded by the exons ATGGCAGTGCGACATTATACCCTCGATTTTAACCTCTCTACACCAG TTGACTCAGCCTCGGTAGTGCCTGGTCTGCTCTCTGTGTTTCATGAGCAGGAGCTGACAGAGACTGTCCATGACACAAATGGGCATGGATATCTGGCTACATTTATTGGCAAGAATGGGCG GCTTGTGATTCTGCGTGTGCATTCCCATGGGTTGGTCACCATTGATCTGCAGTGTCATGAAGATGATAACTTTGCACAGCTAGACAAT CTTTTAAATGCACTGGAAAAGAAGTTAAAGGTTCTTTTAAGTGGGAACATTACAAGGATTAAAAG GCTCCCAGCGCTAGTGCGAGGAGCCAAAGTTGACCGATACTGGCCCACAGCTGATGGCAGACTGGTGGAGTATGACATCGATGAAGTGGTATACGAAGAAGATTCTGCATACCAAAATATCAAGATATTGCACTCACGGCAGTATGGAAACATCCTAGTGCTCGATGGAGATGTCA ACCTTGCAGAAAGTGATTTAGCCTACACCCAAGCCATCACAGGTAACGGGAGAGAGAACTATGCTGGAAGAGAGGTGCTGATATTAGGAGGAGGTGATGGTGGCATCCTCGCTGAGCTGGTCAAGCAAAAGCCAAAGATGGTCACCATGGTGGAG ATTGACCAGAAGGTGATCGACGGGTGCAAGATGCACATGAGGAGGACTTGTGGAAATACGCTGGACAACCTGAGGGGCGATTGTTACCAA ATACTAATCCAGGATTGTGTCCCATTGCTGAAGAAGTATGTCCAGGAAGGAAGAACATTTGATTATGTAATTAATGACCTCACTGCAATCCCTATATCTACTGCACCCGAAGAAG ATTCTACGTGGGAGTTTCTCCGTCTTATCCTAGACCTATCGATTCGTGTCCTGCACCCCGAGGGGAAATACTTCACCCAG GGTAACAGTGTTAATCTGAAAGAGGCGCTGAGTCTGTATGAAGAACAACTGGGAAGGCTCTCATGTCCGGTTGACTTTTGTAAAGAGGTGGTGTGTGTGCCCTCCTACTTGGAGCA ATGGGTTTTTTACACTGCATGGAAGAAGTGA